Sequence from the Microbacterium faecale genome:
ACCCGCGGCATTCCAACTGATCCGCCCGGGTCGCGCGAACGACATCGGGCCGATGGGGGACGACAGCCTCGTACTGAACGTCTGGACGCCCGAACATTCGGGCTCGAGGCCGGTGCTCTTCTGGATCCACGGCGGTGGATTCGGCCAGGGCGTCGGCCATTCGGATGTCAACGACGGTGCACGGCTCGCGATGGCGGAGGACGTCGTCGTCGTGAGTGTCAACCATCGGCTCGGGCTGTTCGGATACCTCGATCTTGAGCACGTGGCGGGCGAGCGCTTCGCGGGATCGAGCATCGCGGGCATGCTCGATCTCGAGCGCGCGCTCGAGTGGGTCCGCGACAACATCGCGGCCTTCGGCGGGGATCCCGAGAACGTGACGATCTTCGGCCACTCCGGCGGCGGCGGCAAGGTCGCCACACTGATGGCGATGCCGCGCGCGCGGCAACTGTTCCACCGGGCGGTCATCCACGGCGGCCCCCCGTTCGGGTATCGCGACATCCCGGCGGCCGCGGACGCCGCCGATCGCCTGATCCGTGAGCTCGGCCTCCGCCCCGACACGATCGACTCCATCGCCGACATCCCCGGCGAACGACTGCTGGAGGCGCAGGCCGCACTGGGGGTGGGCGCCGTCCCGGGGGTGAACGGCATGCTGTTCGCTCCTGTCGTCGGAACCGAACACTTTCCCGAGCGCCCCGAGAACGCGTTGGCGTCCGGAGCTGCCGCCGGCATCGACCTCATGGCGGGAACGTCCGTGGACGAGGCTGACTACGTTCTCTTCGCGAATCCGGCCTGGCTGGAACCCGAGTTCGACATCAGCGCGGCGGATCTCGTGGCCCGCGTCGCGAGTTCGATCGACAGCCCCGACCGTGCCGACGAGCTCGTCGCCGGCTACCGGGCGCAGGGCGACGCGCGCAACATCGATCTGCTGCGGGACATCATGAGCGACCAGTTCCTCGTGCGCACGCGTCGGCTCGTCGAGGCGAAGATCGGCGGGGATGGGAAAGACGCGTTCCTCTATGCGTGCGACGTCAACCACGGCCAGGAGATCGGCGCATTCCACGGTGTGCAGATGCCGTTCTTCTTCGACACCGTGACGGAGGCCTCCGAGCGGATGCCGATCGCGGCGACTCCGGAGAACCTCGCGCTCGCCGCGGAGGCCCGACACGCGCATGCCGAGTTCGCCCGAACCGGCCGCCCCGCGCTGCCGGGCGACGCCTGGCGCGCATACGGCCGCGACGACAAAGCGCAGTACGTGTTCGGCGAATCGGGGAGCGCGGTCGTGAACGATCCATACGGCGATCGGCACGAGCTCTGGCGCGACGTCGTCGCGACCTCGCGCGTGGATCCGTGGGCGCGGCTGTTCGCATGAGCACGTTGCGCTCGGCCGAGATGATGTTCGTCGGGGATCTCATCCTCGGCGCGGACGAGGTGCGAGGGCACTTCGGCGACACCGGCGACACCCTGCGCGGCGCCGATGTTGCGGTGGGGCACGTCGAATGGCCGCACACGCGACGCGGCCAGGTGTCCTCCGCCGACCTCCCCGCGCCAGCAGCGCCCCCGGACAACCTCGCTGTCCTCGGCGACGTCGGAATCACCGTGGCGACGCTCGCCGCGAACCACATCTTCGACCAGGGCCAGAATGGCGTCGAGGACACGGTGAGCACCCTGCGGGAGCTCGGCATCGCGACGACCGGTGCCGGATCCCACAGCGCCGCCGCGCGCGAGGCGGCGACCGTTGAGCGCGC
This genomic interval carries:
- a CDS encoding carboxylesterase/lipase family protein translates to MEQLVVETDAGRVRGVRCGEAMRFAGIPYAAPAAGRHRFRPPQPVTPWSGVRDADDFGPAAFQLIRPGRANDIGPMGDDSLVLNVWTPEHSGSRPVLFWIHGGGFGQGVGHSDVNDGARLAMAEDVVVVSVNHRLGLFGYLDLEHVAGERFAGSSIAGMLDLERALEWVRDNIAAFGGDPENVTIFGHSGGGGKVATLMAMPRARQLFHRAVIHGGPPFGYRDIPAAADAADRLIRELGLRPDTIDSIADIPGERLLEAQAALGVGAVPGVNGMLFAPVVGTEHFPERPENALASGAAAGIDLMAGTSVDEADYVLFANPAWLEPEFDISAADLVARVASSIDSPDRADELVAGYRAQGDARNIDLLRDIMSDQFLVRTRRLVEAKIGGDGKDAFLYACDVNHGQEIGAFHGVQMPFFFDTVTEASERMPIAATPENLALAAEARHAHAEFARTGRPALPGDAWRAYGRDDKAQYVFGESGSAVVNDPYGDRHELWRDVVATSRVDPWARLFA